ATCACATACTCATACTTTTGTGCCAGTGCATTTACTAGTAACTTCATTTGGTCAGGTGTAACTGATTCTTTGTTACGGTGTTGGGTAGCTGGGAGCAGTACCAAATTCGGTTGCCGCTTATCTCTAACTAAAGCTTGTTCTAAACGACACTCTCTAGCCAAGACTTCCACCGCTGTATAAACAATGCGATTTTCTAGTCCCAGGAGTAAATCTAAATTTCGCAGCCCAAAATCTGCGTCAATTAAGGCCACTTGCTTGCCTATTTTGGCTAAAGCCATCCCTAAATTAGCTGAAACTGTGGTTTTACCCACTCCCCCTTTACCGGAGGTAATGACAATAATGCGAGTCATGATAATGCTGTATGAAAGTTCAGGGAACAACTATAAAATATTTAAAGCTATTGATTAATTCTAATTACCTTTTGTCAGTTGTCATTAGTTATTAGTCATTAGTTATTGGTAAAACTATTGCCTATTACCTAAATATTTTGTGGAACTAATTGCGTTCGACTACTTAATTGACTACGGGAAAAATCAGCGGCTTTAACAATGCGAATTCCTTCAGGTGTAATATGTGCAACTTCAGGAAAGAAGCTGCTTAGGGTTTTTTCTGGCGCTCTAGCGACAGCATCAGCAATTCGCAATTGGGTTGGTTCCATTTGCAAGGCCATGATCAGAGATTCCCGATTACCACCGGCACCAGCATGGGCAACCCCCCGCAAGCGCCCCCAAATCAGAATATCCCCATCTGCAATGACAATACCACTAGGATTGATATCTCCCAAGATAATTACCGTACCGGGATGACGAATTTCTACGCCTGATCTAACTGTCATTTGCAGATAAAGTGCATCTGCTAGGGCGGTGGGAGTTGGTTGAATATCGGACGCGAGGGATGTTTGGAGTTGGATTTGTTCTACAGAATAACCCAGGGTACAAGCAGCGATCGCCGTTTGTCTCCGACTGGTGGCTACGGATTTTAGTTGTAGTTGGTATGTATTTAAAGTTTCTGCCAAATCTTGCAGTTGTCTGTTATCTAACAACCGATCTTTCGCTACTAGATGCACGGATGTATTTGGCTTGCGTAAGCGATCGCCTGCATTGAGACGCTGTTTCATTTGTTGCCAAATTTCCCACCAATTGAATTCTGATGGTAATATTTGAGACTCAGTGGGCAAAATTAATAATAGTCGCTCTCCTTCGGTTTTTAACTGAACTTGAATATTATGATCTACCTTCTGCTGGTTGTCATTTAAATCAGTATTTGGTAAATCAGATAAAATAGAACTAGATTCCCCATGATTAGGAATATTAGATTCTGGATTTTCAGCAGCAGAATTACCGTTTAAATAGGCAATTACAGAATTTAACTCTGAATTAGGAATAATAGGATCAGATTCTACTTTATTATCAGCAAAATCTGTATTTATCTCGCCAGAGTTAGAATCATTTACCTCTTGATCAACCTGATGAGAAATTGGTTCTGACTTAGGAACTTCAGGCTTTATTTCATCAGGTTTAGCAGTATCAGTAGCATCTACATTTTCTGGGACAGAATGAGAATTATTTACCTCTTGATCAACCTGATGAGGAATTGATTCTGACTTAGGAAATTCAGACTTTATTTCATCAGGTTTGGTAGAATCAGAATTCATGCAGCACTAGCCAAAATACACCAACATTTGAAATCTTCATAAAAATAGAGAAATTTGGTAATGGGTAATTGCGGATAAAATCCCTGTTTTCATCCTATTTATCCTTTCATCAGTGGATATATTGATTCTGACAGTTTCTCCAATTACCAATTACCAATTACCAATTACCTATCAATGTTTGATAAACTATCCCCAAAGCATCAGCATTACCGACATTACCGGGGAACAATACCACTGGCAAATTCGGAAACAGGGGATGATCAGATGGTGTGATTACCATTGAACACCCTGCTAAAATTTGACCAAGTAATCGGGCTGAAGTTAAAGCCAGTCCCGTACTCAAGACATCGTTAGAAGTAATACCCCCCTTACTGATTAGGAATCCTATATCAGATGGCAAACCTTGGACAATATCCATGAGTAAAGCTGAAACTGTAGTGCCAAAATCTAACCTAGTTTTGACATCTTTAAAAGCCAATTCCTGACGGCTAGTATAAATTACTGGCGTTTTACCAGCATTATGCACTACTTTGACATTTTCTAGAATCTCGGTTAGCAGTTTAGCAGATTCATTTACCCCATTCTCAACTAATCTGCCCACATTAACTTCTATGCCTACCGTTCCCTCAACTTGTAATAATGATTCTAACTGTTGAGTTGTCTTTTTCACGTGAGAACCAACAATAATTGCACCAGGTTTACCACCGCGCACATATTCTGTCATATTTTCAGCAGCAATGGGTTGGGGTGGTAAGGCCGCCAAAGCTGTTAAAATACTAGCAGCAGAACGGAATAAAAAACGTTTTCCCTGA
The window above is part of the Dolichospermum sp. DET69 genome. Proteins encoded here:
- the minC gene encoding septum site-determining protein MinC yields the protein MNSDSTKPDEIKSEFPKSESIPHQVDQEVNNSHSVPENVDATDTAKPDEIKPEVPKSEPISHQVDQEVNDSNSGEINTDFADNKVESDPIIPNSELNSVIAYLNGNSAAENPESNIPNHGESSSILSDLPNTDLNDNQQKVDHNIQVQLKTEGERLLLILPTESQILPSEFNWWEIWQQMKQRLNAGDRLRKPNTSVHLVAKDRLLDNRQLQDLAETLNTYQLQLKSVATSRRQTAIAACTLGYSVEQIQLQTSLASDIQPTPTALADALYLQMTVRSGVEIRHPGTVIILGDINPSGIVIADGDILIWGRLRGVAHAGAGGNRESLIMALQMEPTQLRIADAVARAPEKTLSSFFPEVAHITPEGIRIVKAADFSRSQLSSRTQLVPQNI